The following is a genomic window from bacterium.
TGCTCGGCGGTTGAGGTATACTGAGGTGCAATACGGGTATAGTCCCAGAGGGGATGGGACAATGCCGAAGGCCGCCGGTTGGGTCGCCACGTACATGCGCCGACTGCGTGTCGCGGGACTGCGCCCCCGACTGACATTGATCGTTCTCGCAGCAGTAGTCCCTGCGCTAGGGCTCACGCTGTACGCCGATCGGGAGCACCGCCGGCACATCAGGGCGCTCGCGCTGGCGGAAGCGGCCGGGGAAGCTGAAGAAGCCGCCGGGCGCTACAGGCGGATTATTGACGGCACTTGGAGCGGGCTGACCCTGGCAGCCGGCGCCAGGGATGTGTACGGCGGCGATCCGGCCGGATGCAGCCGGTACCTATCCCAAACGCTGGCGTGGAATCCCGAGTATGCCAACCTGGGTGTTGCCGATGCGGATGGCGCCATTCGCTGCAGTGCCGTGCCCCTGGCTGGGCCGGTCAACGCCTCCGAGCATGCGTGGTTCCGGCGGGCAGTGCGCGCGCGCGGGTTTGCCCTTGGGAACTTCCAGTCCGGCCAGGTTGCCGCGACTCCCGTTGTGGTCGCAGCGCTGCCCGTCCTGGACCGCGCCGGCGGCGTGGTCAGGGTCGTCTTCGCCGGGCTGAATCTGAAGAAGCTTGCCGACTGGGCCGTCCCTGCCCGTCTGCCCGCGGGGTCGGTGCTTCTCGCACTTGACAGCTCGGGCACCGTGCTCTTTCGGCACCCTGATCATGAGAAGTGGGTCGGCCGCTCCATCCCTCATGTCGAGATTGCCAGGGCCATGCTCGCCGGCAGCGGAAAGGGGGCGGCCGAGGCGCTGGGCGAGGATGGCGTCAGGCGCCTCTACGGGATTGCTTCCGTTGCCGGCGCAGAGGAAGCGGGCGCCCTGCACTTTGGGGTCGGCATCCCCACAGCGGTTGTCCTTGGGCCTGCCGACCGGGATCTGGGCCGCAACCTCCTCCTGCTGGGGATCGTGGCACTGCTGGCGATGGCAGTATCGTGGCGGGTGGCCGCCAGTCTCGTCATTCGGCCGGTGGACGCGCTGATGGCCGTGGCGCGGCGCTTGACCGAAGGCGATCTTTCCGCTCGCACCGGGCTCCGCCACGGCGAGGACGAGGTCGGACGCCTGGCCCACGCCTTTGATGGGATGGCCGAGGGCCTCCAGGCCCGGCAGGCAGAGCTGCTCGGTCAGCAGGAATACCTTGGGCGGCTCCACGAGATCACCCGCGCCGCTCTGGCAGCGCCCGATCTGCGGACAATGCTGCAGACGCTGGCAGACCGGCTCGTCGAGGTAATCGGCGCCGATGCCTGCCGCGTCAACCTGTGGGACCAGACGCGGCGGCAGCCGGTCCTGGCGGCGGCCACGGGTATGGACCCCCATGCGGTTCCGTGGGTCCAGGTTGAACCGGGCGAAGCGACGATCACCGGTTCGGCCCTGGCCGCGGGTCGTGCGATTGTCGTTGAGGATCTTCTCGACACCCCCTA
Proteins encoded in this region:
- a CDS encoding ATP-binding protein; this translates as MPKAAGWVATYMRRLRVAGLRPRLTLIVLAAVVPALGLTLYADREHRRHIRALALAEAAGEAEEAAGRYRRIIDGTWSGLTLAAGARDVYGGDPAGCSRYLSQTLAWNPEYANLGVADADGAIRCSAVPLAGPVNASEHAWFRRAVRARGFALGNFQSGQVAATPVVVAALPVLDRAGGVVRVVFAGLNLKKLADWAVPARLPAGSVLLALDSSGTVLFRHPDHEKWVGRSIPHVEIARAMLAGSGKGAAEALGEDGVRRLYGIASVAGAEEAGALHFGVGIPTAVVLGPADRDLGRNLLLLGIVALLAMAVSWRVAASLVIRPVDALMAVARRLTEGDLSARTGLRHGEDEVGRLAHAFDGMAEGLQARQAELLGQQEYLGRLHEITRAALAAPDLRTMLQTLADRLVEVIGADACRVNLWDQTRRQPVLAAATGMDPHAVPWVQVEPGEATITGSALAAGRAIVVEDLLDTPYLSPRIAATIPFRSGLGVPLIAGGEKLGALAMFFNDRHHFTPDEIARAEQAGGVMALALQRALLLEQVRTHASELERRVVERTTELEAANADLEAFGYSVAHDLRAPLRAIQGFGQALREDHAGRLDEKGQDYLRRIESAAEGLDRMIQDLLAYSRLGRLEMRLQPVDLGEVVGEVLAEMEEEIRGQEAEVRVEDPLPVIRGHRTVLTQVLVNLISNALKFVEAGTAPRVRLAAEPRDGRVRLWVEDNGIGIAPEHQERIFRVFERLHGSEAYSGTGIGLAIVRRGVERMGGRVGVESAGGQGSRFWIELPEVKT